The sequence below is a genomic window from Pseudobacteroides sp..
TTCCACTTTTTTATTATTGACAACTTGGGTAAAGTGTACACTAGCAATTCTCTCCTGACAGTTTTCACACATCATTGTTAACACCACCTCTTATATAGTTTAAAGTCAAATAAAAAGATACTAGTCATTTCCTGGTGATCCTGTTATAAGACTCATTAACATGTTTTTCAAAATTACAGCACGCAAATAATCTCTGTCCTTAGGATTTACACTGCAAAGCGTCTTATCGCTTATTGCAGCTTTAATAATGAGCCCTTCTTTCTGGGTAACCATGTCGTAGCCTACAAAATTGTTTATGAATATCTCCGCATTTTGCTGTGATATACTATTTCCCATCGATGATATTATATGCATGAGATACGCTCCCTGATTAGTCATATTGATACGCTTAATCCGGATGTGACCTCCGCCGCCCCTTCGGCTTTCAACATAGTAACCTCTTTCAGTTGTAAATCTGGTATCAATAACATAGTTTATCTGGGACGGCACGCAATTAAAATGATTTGCCAGTTCATTTCTCTGTATCTCAATTACACCATTCATCTCGGTCATCAGCTGCTTTAAAAATTCCTCAATCAAATCACTCATTCTTGCCATCTAAACCACCTCATTGATTTTGACTTTCTTTGACTATTAATATTATAACTAATTTACTTAATATATTCAAGGCTTTTATAAACAAAATCACGATGTGATTTTGCAACCTTGACATTAAAAACTATAGTTCTCTTCCTAATATAAATTATATCCCCAAATACTAACATTTTAATCATAAATGTTTGTGCTTATCTATCATTTTTATTAAAAAAGAAAAACTGCAAAAATGCAGCTTTTCTTTTTTAACATTACTCTATTATTCCAATCCTTCAGTTTCGGATATATGCTTTTTGGCTTCTTCAATAACCTTTGCACTCACAGGAGGCGGTGCTTCTTCATAACGTTCAAACCACATCTTGAAGTATCCCCTGCCATGGGTCATGGATCTGAGATCTGTTGCATATTTGAACATTTCAGCCTGAGGCACTTCTGCCACAACCTGCTGCATGCCTTTATCCTGAGGATTCATACCTAGTATTCTGCCTCTTCGCTTGTTCAAATCACCTATTATATCTCCCATGTAGCTATCGGGCACATATACCTCAATGCGGCAAATAGGTTCTAAAAGAGTGGGACTTGCCTGCTCAAGGCCTTTTTTATATGCAATGTGTGCCGCAATTTTAAACGCCATTTCCGATGAGTCTACTGTATGGTATGATCCATCAACTAATGTGGCTTTCAGGTTAACCACAGGATATCCTGCGAGAACACCTTTTAATATACTCTCCCTCAACCCTTTTTCCACGGCCGGGAAATATTGCCTGGGTACAGCACCGCCAAATATTTTTTCTTCAAACACCAGGTCTTCCTTATCACCATGTTCAAACTCTATCCAGACATGGCCATACTGCCCGTGCCCTCCCGATTGTTTCTTATGTTTTCCCTCAACCTTGACCTTTTTCTTTATTGTTTCTCTAAATGGTATCCTTGGATTGGCAAGGTTTACAGATACATTGAATTTAGCTTTCAACTTGCTTACTATTACATCGAGATGCTGTTCCCCAACACCTGAAATAATAGTCTGGTGGGTTTCGGTATTAAGGGATACCTTAAAGGTCGGGTCCTCATCCTGAAGCTTTTGCAGTCCTGCACTTATTTTTTCTTCATCCCCCTTGGTTTTAGGCTCAACTGCCAGTGAAATGGCAGGCTCAGGGAATTCTATCATATCTAGCATTATACTGTTTCCGGCATCACACAATGTATTATTTGTATTTGTATGCTGAAGCTTTGCAACGCCACCAATTTCGCCTGCAATAAGCCTGTCAACGGGAACATGCTTTTTGCCTCTAATAACAAAAAGCTGACCAATCTTCTCAGCTTTTTCTGTTCCTGCATTAAACACTGTTGAATCTGATTTTAAAGTTCCGGAATACACCCTCAACATGGACATCTTGCCAACAAACGGGTCTGCAATGGTTTTGAACACAAGGACCGACAAGGGAGATGCAGGATCAACCTTTATTTCTACAGTGTTGTCATCGCCCTTCCTTGCGTTTACTATTTCTTTATCCACAGGAGAAGGCATGTATTCAACAATCGTATCCATAAGATACTGTACACCTGAATTGCTTATAGCTGAATTGCACAGAACCGGAGTAACCGACAAGTCTAAAATCCCTTTCTTTAGGCCTTTTAACATCTCATCATGGGTAAATTCCTCACCGGCAAAAAACTTATTCATAAGGTCCTCATCTGTCTCTGCTACTGCCTCTGCCATCATGTCTCTTATCTCCCTGATCCTGTCTGAAAGGCTCTCAGGTACAGGAATATCAACAAGCTTATCTTTTTCAAACTTCTTAGCCTTTATATCTATCATATCCAAGTAACCTGTAAATTTTCCGTTTTCCATTATGGGAATCTGTATAGGAATAATGCTCTTTCCGAAAATATCCTTCATTTGATCCACAACACCAAAGAAATCTGCATTTTCTTCATCTATTTTACTGACTACAAGCATTATGGGTATTCCCTGCTCTCTGGCATAATCCCAGGCCTTTTCCGTACCGACAGCAACACCGCCTTTTGCCGGAGCAAGAATCAGTCCACAATCGGCTACCCTTATTCCCTGTTTAACCTCCCCCACAAAATCAAAATACCCTGGAGTGTCTATAAGATTGATCTTGATGTCCTTCCATTCACAGGGTGCTATTGCAGTGCTTATTGATATTTTTCTCTTTATTTCTTCGGGGTCATAGTCGCAAACAGTAGTACCGTCTGCAATTTTTCCAAACCGGTCCAATACTCCGGTATTGTACATAATAGCTTCGGCAAGAGTAGTTTTTCCTGAGCCGCCATGACCCATGAGACAAACGTTCCTTATCTTATCACTTGTATACTCTTTCATTTTAAATACCCCCTTAGATTTTATAATCCAAAAACGCAGTGCGTCTTTTGTATCCCATACGGAGACTAAAATGTAGCCAAAACCAACCTATATATTTATATATAAGTACCGGGCTTTAAGGAATCCGTTTTTACTTTTAAAATATTTAAAAATGATTAATCTATTACATTTGTCTATCGCAAATCACGTTAAACCGTTCGTTATTTGCTCTGTCAAATGTAAGATTATTAACACTTTTAAATTTAGTAATTTTACCCTGTGGAAAATATGGATACTGCCGTGTTATTATTTAAACCTAAGTTATATATAAAACAAATAAAAAATAATATCACTTGACAATAAATATGTAAGATTCATACAAAAAATACTAGCATCTTTCAAGCTTCTTATTGTATGTTTTGATAGTATGTAAAATTTTATAGAAAATCATATATTATAATAAAAGATCCTATATAAATAATTATATAATATTATTTAACAAAGTCAATTGAGTTTCCAATTTTTATATTATTGCGTACCTAAATAATTGCTTGACAACCCCGCTTTTTATATTGTAAATTAAAACTAACAATTTAAGTGGAACAAGCTGTATTAAAGGTGATACACTTTTCATGTTAGTCATGATCAAAAAGTAACTTTCCAAATAAATTGCTATTCCTTTAAGTATTTGTGCTTAAAAAGCATAATTGGTGTTATATATAAGTAATTGTCATTTCATATTCATGTACATTGAAATTTTTATTTTCACAGTATTTAATAATTTTGAAAGGATAGATGTCTATGGTAATAGTAATGCAGCCTGGTTCTAAGGAATCTGAAATAAACGAAGTATCAAAGGTTCTTGAATCCTTAGGCCTGGGGGTACATATCTCCAAGGGAACGGAAAGAACCATTATTGGAGTAATAGGTGATAAAAGGCTATTAAACGATGTTCCGCTGGAATTGATGACCGGAGTGGAAAAACTTGTTCCCATTGCTGAATCATATAAACTGGCAGGCAAAACTTTCAGACCTGAATCCAGTATTATAGATGTAGGCGGAGTCAAAATCGGAGGCAAGAAAATTGTAATGATGGCTGGTCCCTGTGCTGTTGAGAGCCGCGAGCAGATTTTAGAAGCAGCCCGTGCTGTAAAGAAATCAGGTGCCCAAATCCTAAGGGGAGGGGCATACAAGCCCAGAACATCTCCCTACGCTTTCCAGGGGCTTGAAGAAGAAGGCCTCAAATATCTTAAGGAAGCAAAGGATGAAACAGGACTTCTGCTTATAACAGAGGTTACCAGTGAGAGAGCTGTAGAATCGGCAGCATCGTTTGTAGATATGTTCCAAATCGGTGCCAGGAACGTACAGAACTTTTATCTGTTAAAAGAGGTCGGGCGTTCAATGAAACCAGTTCTTTTCAAACGCGGTCCGTCTACTACAATTGATGAATGGCTCAATGCCGCCGAGTATATCATGAGTGAAGGAAACTACAATGTTATCCTTTGCGAAAGGGGCATACGCACATTTGAAACTGCCACAAGAAATACTCTTGATATTAGTGCTGTCCCGGTTTTAAAAAGCTTAAGCCACTTGCCCGTATTTATTGACCCGAGCCATGCGGGAGGAAAAGCCCAATACGTTGCACCGCTATCAAAGGCTGCTATAGCTGCAGGTGCCGATGGTCTTATAGTTGAAGTCCACCCAAATCCCAAATGTGCCTTGTCAGATGCTGCACAGCAGCTTACTCCTGCCGCCTTTGACGATTTGTGTAAAGATATTTCAAAAATTGCCGAAATACTAGGGAGAGAATTTAAATATGGTGGATAAGAAGGTCACAATTATAGGCCTTGGCCTTATAGGGGGATCACTTGCAAGAGCACTTAAGGAACGTGTTGGTATTACTGATATAACCGCTGTTAACAGAACCTCAGAATCAATAGATTCAGCCTTAAGGGACAAAACAATCTCACGGGGTTTTAACGAATTAAACCGGCATGTTTATGATTCCGATATTATATTTATCTGTACTCCTGTCAGGCGTGCCATAGAGTATATAGAATTATTGAAGGATAAGGTCCGGCCAGAATGCATATTAACCGATGTAGGTAGCACAAAGTCAGAAATAATATCATATATTAACAAGATGGATAATCCCCCCTTGTTCATTGGCGGGCATCCTATGGCAGGCTCTGAAAGTACCGGTTATGATGCAGGCTTTACCCATTTATTTGAAAATGCGTTTTATATTTTAACGCCAAGCAAAACAACTACAGATTATTC
It includes:
- the aroF gene encoding 3-deoxy-7-phosphoheptulonate synthase; the protein is MVIVMQPGSKESEINEVSKVLESLGLGVHISKGTERTIIGVIGDKRLLNDVPLELMTGVEKLVPIAESYKLAGKTFRPESSIIDVGGVKIGGKKIVMMAGPCAVESREQILEAARAVKKSGAQILRGGAYKPRTSPYAFQGLEEEGLKYLKEAKDETGLLLITEVTSERAVESAASFVDMFQIGARNVQNFYLLKEVGRSMKPVLFKRGPSTTIDEWLNAAEYIMSEGNYNVILCERGIRTFETATRNTLDISAVPVLKSLSHLPVFIDPSHAGGKAQYVAPLSKAAIAAGADGLIVEVHPNPKCALSDAAQQLTPAAFDDLCKDISKIAEILGREFKYGG
- a CDS encoding CtsR family transcriptional regulator — translated: MARMSDLIEEFLKQLMTEMNGVIEIQRNELANHFNCVPSQINYVIDTRFTTERGYYVESRRGGGGHIRIKRINMTNQGAYLMHIISSMGNSISQQNAEIFINNFVGYDMVTQKEGLIIKAAISDKTLCSVNPKDRDYLRAVILKNMLMSLITGSPGND
- the fusA gene encoding elongation factor G is translated as MKEYTSDKIRNVCLMGHGGSGKTTLAEAIMYNTGVLDRFGKIADGTTVCDYDPEEIKRKISISTAIAPCEWKDIKINLIDTPGYFDFVGEVKQGIRVADCGLILAPAKGGVAVGTEKAWDYAREQGIPIMLVVSKIDEENADFFGVVDQMKDIFGKSIIPIQIPIMENGKFTGYLDMIDIKAKKFEKDKLVDIPVPESLSDRIREIRDMMAEAVAETDEDLMNKFFAGEEFTHDEMLKGLKKGILDLSVTPVLCNSAISNSGVQYLMDTIVEYMPSPVDKEIVNARKGDDNTVEIKVDPASPLSVLVFKTIADPFVGKMSMLRVYSGTLKSDSTVFNAGTEKAEKIGQLFVIRGKKHVPVDRLIAGEIGGVAKLQHTNTNNTLCDAGNSIMLDMIEFPEPAISLAVEPKTKGDEEKISAGLQKLQDEDPTFKVSLNTETHQTIISGVGEQHLDVIVSKLKAKFNVSVNLANPRIPFRETIKKKVKVEGKHKKQSGGHGQYGHVWIEFEHGDKEDLVFEEKIFGGAVPRQYFPAVEKGLRESILKGVLAGYPVVNLKATLVDGSYHTVDSSEMAFKIAAHIAYKKGLEQASPTLLEPICRIEVYVPDSYMGDIIGDLNKRRGRILGMNPQDKGMQQVVAEVPQAEMFKYATDLRSMTHGRGYFKMWFERYEEAPPPVSAKVIEEAKKHISETEGLE